The Glycine max cultivar Williams 82 chromosome 17, Glycine_max_v4.0, whole genome shotgun sequence genome contains the following window.
TAATCATCTCATTTTCCTCTTGTGTAAGAGGAGGTAACATTTCTGGTACGCGTTCAACTTTCTTGTTGAATTTGAACTTCTTATGCATTCTTTTCTTACGTAGTTTCTTTACAACATAgatatttcattttgttgatTGTTGCTAttgattattgaaataaaaataataggtaCTAAAATGAAATGTCAATTTTGACTTATCATGACACTGAGTTTAAGTTTTTTCCATTTAACATTTTGGTTGACATTGGTACATCTTATGTATTTAAAGTTTATTCCTTAAATTTAAGAACTTTAGTATTTCAATTTTCACCATCAAATCAATATACGCATTGTTGTTTTAGAAATCTCTCAGTACTTCAATTCAATTTCATCATAGATTAAGTTGAAATTGCAATTCATTCATAATGTAAAAATGACATTCCAAAATTAACAGCGTGTTAGGGACAAGATGAAGCAGAGCATTCTTCCTTCAGTTTTTCTTGGAATTTTGGCTTGTTGGGGTGTTCTCCCGGTTACTGCAGAAGACCGATATCAGTACTTCACATGGGAAATTACTAATGGAACAATTTATCCCCTAGGTGTTCCTCAACaggttggttttttttttcccaccCTTTTAAATGCCACTTTTTCTcactagaaaaaataaatatgatattttgctTTCTTTCATACCAGGGAATTCTTATCAATGGTCAATTCCCGGGCCCTACAGTTGAAGCCATCACCAATGACAATATCCTCGTGAATGTCATTAACAAGCTAGACGAAAAATTCCTCATTACATGGTTAGTGGTTCTTTTCCTCTATTTACTTTATTAACTTAAGATGCCCGGATCGGTCTAAaggtaaaattttatctttaggcatatcaacaaaaatattatctattattaaatttcataaaacaaaaacacCACATTGACCaaaaaaactaatttgtaactcacataaaattaaaagatttctCTGACAATTTACTTTAGGTCTCCGTTACTATTAGATCAAATCTGAAGATGCTAATAGTTGAAGGTATTAACCCTTTATTCCTTTGGTGTAATGTAAAACACAGGAGTGGTATCAAACAAAGAAGGACATCATGGCAAGATGGAGTTTTAGGAACCAACTGTCCAATCCCTCCCAAAAGCAACTGGACATACAAGTTCCAAGTAAAAGATCAAATTGGAACTTACACTTATTTCCCATCAACCAAAATCCATAAAGCTGCTGGTGGATTTGGGGGATTCAATGTTGCCCAAAGATCTGTGATATCCATCCCATATCCTGCTCCTGATGGAGAATTCACCCTACTTATTGGAGATTGGTACAAGACCAACCACAAAGTAAGTGAAGAAATCACTCCCCTCAGATTGCTTATATTATTGTTCAAAATTGCCACAAAATCTTTGGTTGTTCTGCCATTCTtacagataattttttataactactatATTAATATCATGAACTTTtgtcaaaaatattaatatcatgAATTAATATCCTTAACCCTTGATTTGCAGGTACTAAGGAGACTATTGGATGCTGGCAGGAGTCTCCCTTATCCCGATGCTCTTCTCATAAATGGCCAAAAGGATGCTGCTGTATTTACTGGTGAAGCAGGTAACCATTTCCATCAACATTCAGCTTGTTACTAgtactattttatttcctatggCTTTGAATCTAAATTACCACCAACGTTACCAACAACTGTTGACACAAGTAATAATAACTTGTGTCTCTTAACCAAATGATTCaggatttgaattttaattgatCCTTaggtataaaataaatcatattagaaAAGAAATAATCCACTTTGTGTGTGCTCAAAATCTTCCGTGAAAATTAATCACCATGGTCAATAGAGACtgctttatattaataatatggtcacaaaaaaaattaccaccAATGGTTATtaattttggctcaaaattaaataatttttcagggAAGACATACAAGTTCAGGGTGTCCAATGTTGGAATGTCAACCTCATTTAACTTCAGGATTCAGGGCCATTTGTTGAAGATCATTGAAGTTGAAGGTTCTCACACAATCCAGGAATCGTACGATTCCCTTGATGTTCATGTGGGTCAATCAGTCACTGTTTTGGTCACACTTAGTGGGTCAATAAGTGACTATATCATTGTTGCATCAAGCCGTTTTACCGACCCTATTGTTCTCACTACCACAGCAACCCTTCGCTATTCTGGCTCCAACAGTAAGGCCCAAATTCCATTACCCTCTGGCCCAGCAACCAACGATGTAGAATGGTCCATAAAGCAAGCCAGAACCATCAGGTACGGTTTATatgtttatcaatttttttattataaaattgtttagGTGAGTTAGGTCCCGAAACTGATCAGAACATGTCTCAAGCCTCAAAAAATGCATACAGGAATACTTATAAATTGCTCACTCACAAGTTCATCATGTATGTAGTGGAAATTAAATTCACAtcctttttaaaatatgaatttatttctTACCAACTAGATCAATCTTGAttaatctttatatattttctccCTTGAGATTTATCcctcttaaataaataaaaaaattaaagcaagaAAGGAAATGTATTTGAGtaaataatagtgtaaaaaaaatttatactatcatttaatcataatgGTCATATTTATCATGAATTTAGATTGGTTCACGGTGTAAATTTTATTACTAATAGCGTTTAGAAACTAAACTCAATATGTTTTGAGAAAatactttgtttttattttattttcatttttaattacaaaaatatcaccttttttattttacttttctgttttcaaatatttatataaaatagtaaaaaaatatacgtttgttactttatttatatatttaatataaaaaataaaatgaaatggaaatatgacatttttaagtttataatttttaaaaatttaaattaaaaggtaaatagaacatattttctTAGTTAATTCAGTAATGTGTATcagttttatgaattttttgatTCTTacctataaacaaaaaaaaaaataattggggATCTTGTGATCATTGGCTCTGACTGTGTTCTATTGTGTTGTTTTGAAGACTGAATTTGACAGCAAATGCAGCTCGACCAAATCCTCAGGGCTCATTCCACTATGGAACCATCCCTGTTCAAAGGACACTTGTGTTGGCAAATTCTAAAGCCATAATTAATGGAAAGCTACGATATGCAGTGAATGGAATTTCCCACATCAACCCAAACACCCCGTTGAAGCTTGCTGATTGGTTCAACATTCCAGGTGTCTTTGACCTCAACACAATCAAAGATGTTCCTTCCCCTCAAGGCACCCCTGCCAAACTAGGCACATCTGTCATAGGATTCACCCTCCATGACTTTGCAGAAATAATCTTCCAAAACAATGAGAATTACACGCAGTCATGGCACATGGATGGATCTAGCTTCTATGTTGTTGGGTAGgacatctatttttatttatttatttattttgttaattgggtttgattcaatttattaattgaCCAAATCTAAATATTTAGATATGGCAATGGCTTGTGGATCCCTGATTCGAGAAAGACTTACAACTTGGTTGATGGGATGACTAGACACACTGTTCAGGTGAGTCAATAGCAGGAGGATTAATGGGCTTAAGTTGATCAAGGAGCTGGacgcatatatataatattatattctttcttattagctaaaatttaagtgaattttattaaattaattaatattaggtCTTATTTCAGAATGAATGAGACTTAACCAAGGTAGGGGTGGCAAAGTGGATTGGTTTGTCCCGTCCCACCACCAATCCGCTAGAAAAGGGTCAACCAATCTCATCCTGTGTTTTATATATGGGTTCAAAGTGatgatttgttttgttttttgtcatgtGGTGGGTAGGTATACtgaaactaaaatattaattaaaataataaatatattttaattgtttatcttttctaaatattaaataatatatacctactaaaaaagtaaatgtattatcttaaattttgaataacaatttatttaaacaaaaaataaactaattaaaaattaataatatatgtataaaatatttaattatttttaaatagaaaacaagTTAGCAGGTTGGTCCGCTACACTTTTCTCACAACTCGTTGTTTTGTAGGTCAAAAGGGGACGGGTTGAAGTAGGTTAGCGAGTTGATTCAATAGGTCCAACCTGTTTGTCACCCCTAATCAAGAGAGTCTATCTGAGTTATTGCTAGGGGTGGGTAAGCGGGTCGTCCCGTCTCACGTAAGGTTTGTTCACATAAGTTCGCATTGGCAGCAGACCGAGTCAGTCCGTCCCACACTTTTACATTGACCTAATAAATTGGTCTACCCCTATCCAACAGATCCCACGAGTCAAACGGACCAATCCTCGGggcctagttttaaaaaattacaatttcaacaaaaatacaatataatcaaattaagttcaatacaaatataaataaaatttcaacaattagTCAATtgcatcaataaaataaataatgtcttaacaaaagaaaatccagacaataaatctaaaatatgaaacttaaacaTCTTCAACAACAAATGAAATTGAATGGAAGTAAACTTTGTATGGTGTATGAATGAGTCTTAAAGCTGTATTTGTGGTGCAATTAATGTGTGCTAcaaaatgttgttaacataTCTCTTATTGTACAGGTTCTTAAGtaatgtttgaattatttttcaatcaaaattgaagttgtacttaataatttgtgtaataaaaaattatattaaaagtttatACATATTCtcaagataaaattttgttagttctaatttaaaaaaaaaaaacaacacagaTAACACTTAAAAGTTattctagtaaaaaaaattcatctaaGTTTTTGTCTTATTTAATATGCACAGCAATGCCtgacattttcaatttttaactaaaaatatatatttggccTTTGTAAGCGAGCTTACATGTCAACCCACGGATCCTGTGGATCAAATCCGCATAGCCCTCGGGTTAAACAGGACAAACCCAAAATActgcataatcatgaattgtttaaaaaaataattcattacccACATGAATTGCGGATTCTACGGACCAGTCCATGAACCCGAACCCGCTTACCCACCctagttattgtaaatttcttgattattaagaataaaaaatttaataagagaAAGTGTATAAAAAGTACTAGAATGTTATTAGTATTGGTTAAGaagggaaatatttttttaatcaactgcATGTATGGAATGGACAGGTGTATCCAAATTCTTGGAGTGCCATATTGGTATCTTTGGACAATAAGGGTATGTGGAACTTGAGATCTGCAATCTGGCCCCAAAGGTATTTAGGACAAGAATTGTATCTGAGGGTGTGGAACAATGAGCAGAGCGTATACACTGAGACTCTTCTTCCTCCCAATGCACTGTTTTGTGGCAAGGCTAAACACCTACCCAAGTCATAGACTTGGAAGGGGGTTTATAATTTGATGTGATTATTGGCATAAGTTGTAATTTGGATTTTTACTTCATACTTATCATTATTTTGTTTACAAGTTTCAGTTACGAGGGTGTGACTGTCAAGTGCCAAgtaaaatggaaaaaagaaaaaaaaaaaaaaaaaaaggaagcctCGATTGAATATTGAGGTCCATTTGAAGAGAGTTGTTCAGTTGTTTAACTAGTTAATTTGCTGTTGTATCAGATTATTATTTCTTGGAAccgtaataaaaaatagtttaaatatttttttagtttttcaattttaaagtaaatttatatttagtctttcaaatttaaataaatcctTTTAGGTCCTATAATTTACAACAAAAATGTGTTTTAATCTCTTTGTCCAAATGccataaaaatgaatattttagaagGAAAAGATATATGTATTAGGTTATTGGATAATAATCACACATCAACGAGATTGTTAATGAACATGCAAATATAATAACAACAGATATTAAGCGTATAATTTTGAAGGAAAACTATGTATAACTtcctttatattttgaaaatttataaataactcttttaatttattcttaacttataaattagaatatacaAGTTGTAAAGTGAGTTGGACTCCTACTTCATTATTATCTCAATTAgacatttttaatgttatttttattctatttgaaTGTACATTACATACACGactcttataattaataaaaaaaattatctcttaattttctcaaattacTATTATTTCATATGAATTTTCCTATATAAATAGAATTTATTGAATCTTCCTTAATAAATTGGTATTTAGAGCTTCCATTTAAGATGTTATGCATATATTTCATGGTAGATCAATTCATCAGtgatcaatcattttttttatttgtttatgttgTGTCTTAAAGATCTTATCAAGGAAATGGTCAACACAATCAAGATTGAGAAATtcataaggaaaaataaatttaaccttCAGGGCATTATGATGTGAGCCTTGTTGAAAGAACAAGGCATCTAGGATCTTATCTCATGTCAAATGTCAAAGATTGATAAGTCAATACTTGAGGTACAAGATGAAAAAACACATTCTTTAACTTTCTCATTCGTGTTTGATGAGGTTCTTTatgaagtttttgaaaaattgattgTCGGTGGGTTTTGACTCAAATTGGAAAAACTCTTCATGACGGAATCAATTTGCAACAAGTTGTTTTTGAAACAACATTTGTTTGGCATCTGAATGAGGGAAGGAACGTCACTGAAAGAACATCTTGATGAGTTAAACTTTGTTCTGATAGAACTATGTAACATTGATTTgaagatagaagataaaaatctagcaatgattttgttAACCTCTCTCCCTTCCTCTCCCACGAAATCATggaaataacttaaaaattagAAGCAATTATTTGTTGATTTACTTTCATTATATGATAAAACAGATGATTATTTCTCACCATAAAATTAATCCAAATACATTATGTGGGTGTTCCAATGAATGTTTAcgaaaattgatttttgaatgaaattaattttatgaaactgattttagttaaaattaattttgaaatgatgTGATTCATGTCCTTAAATGCTTTTATTATAAACGTAAATTAGAAGTAAAATTCACTATAAAATTTTCTAATACAAAAgttacttaaattattttaattagaaattaattctTAGATTACTTTTAACATGAaactaaacatataaaaaattatccaaaaccAATTCAAGACTCCATCAATTTTTAAACATGAACCAAACACTCAGTCTACTACTTGTGTTTGTTTATTAGCGCTTTTCagtttttctatatttattatatatttttgctgGTCAATTTTTAGTCTAGCTTTGCATATTGTTTACACTGATCTCATATATTTTTTCTGAAGTTCAAGAGCCGAAGAATCTGAGACTAGCTTCTGAATCTCTGGTAAAAACACCAAACGTTGTGGGTCGGCGTATAATCATTTACAATTTACTTGTTCGCATGTGACTGAGTGACTCGTTCTTGTCACACTTAACGTATGAGACACTCATATATAATAGGTTAGAATCTTTAGATAGGTTCTCATTACTGATCACAAGAATACCAAGAATGAAGGTGAGTCGATTGAGCTAGTTCCAGAATCCAGACACAACATTGTGCGTGTGCGTTTGATAGATATTGTCAGCATTGGAAGAAGGAAATAAATTTTTGCTCTCACTACTCTGTAAAGACGCAAATTAAACATATGGATTACTCTCTCGTTATAACCaaattccaagattctctaaTGCTATTTGAGGAAACCCTTTCAAAAGGCTGGTTTTGCATTAGATTCGTCGATTTCTCGTAACAAAACAAAGGTCTTCCATTTGCATATGCTACCCACTAGGACCACGCACCACGCCTCCACCACCTCCTCCTAACTCACACcaaaacaaaaaccctaaaGTTTTTTAGTATACCAAGATATGATATATTCTTCTACACACCaactttactctttttttagctaattatattttttgttaataagaaGCTGCGATGTTCCCGATTTAATGTCAATAACAACCTACTCTGCATGGTTGTAATCTCGTGCTTACAGTCCTAGATATATTCTTGTTTGTAacgattaatttttattaggaaTTTTAGGTAAAGTAAAGTGACgggaaaaaaaagttgaataggAAGAAGCAAACtgcattataaaaaataatggagaGACTTGCAAACTACTATGAAGCATTAAAAATACACTGATTTCTCCATTCAGTTTTGAACTCTTGTACCCTCGAAATAAACCATAGATAACTTAGCCAAGCACACCATCAACCAAActtacaccaaaaaaaaaaaaaaaagatagaaggcTAGAGAgggaattagaaaagaaaaagttctaGATCCATATTCATATACCACCCGAACCAAAAGAAACCACAAAATAACCAAACCCTTAAGATACAAAGTGATTAATTAGGAGCACTATGCCACTATCTAACAGGAAAACAAGAAGATTTAACTggtgaagaaaattaaaacagtTATTTCTGTTACGGATATGCACCAGCGCCATTAGTGGTTGGAAGATCAGACCAATTAGAAAAAGTTGGACCATTCCAGTATCCGAATTCACCCCCAGCAACCGAGGTTGTCTCCAAAATGTTGTTGGACACAGAAGAGGAATAGTTAGAAGCCATGTTCCCCATAAACATTTGTGACGAGTTATTATCACtgcaataattattattaacagTTGATGATGACCTTAGCTTCTGGTAAAGCTCTTGAATTCCACTGTTGTTGTGATGTTCCCCAACTAGGAACCCtccattttgttgttgttgatcttGATTGTTTCTCCCAAACAGACCAAGCGAAGAAGGAACTTGCGCAACAGCATCATAGCCTAAGGTTCGGTAGCTCAGCAAAGTGTTTGAAACCAAGGGCTGATCAGTGCTCACCATGTGGCCCAATAGGGTTCCTTCTTCCTTGAGGGACATGGgactagggttagggttagggttttgaGTTTGTGTAGCTCTCAGCAAGGCTAGAAGGTGGGTGTTTTGGGGCGATCCCCAGAGGATTTGGCCCGGTGGTGGCGGAAGTTCGTGTTCCACCTCGAACCCACCGCCAAAGCCCGGCGATTTTCCAAACTCCGATGCAATGGTTTTCATCTTGGTCGAGGCTGTCTTCCCCGCCACCGAGCTCGCCACGCCAATGCTCTTATTCTTCCGGCATCCGCCTCCGATGGGGACGTTCCGGAGAGCCCCACCTTTGGTCCAGTAGCGGCGGCACGTCTTGCAGAAGTGCCGCGGCTGAGTGAGGTTGTAGTTGTTGTAGTAACAAAACTTGGTGTTCGATGAATCACATCGAGGACATCTCAGGTTTTCGACAGCAGTAGTAGTAGTAGCAGCAGTAGCAGCAGTAGTAGCAGcagttgttgttgtggatgtGAGGGTAACATCACTGGTCGTGGAAGagggaaaagaagaaggagaaggtgTAGTAATTGGGAGTAAaactcctcctcctccacctccTCCATTAATGGAGGAAGGTTTTCTTTCTCCTGCTATGAGGGCACCACCCAACAATTCTTGGATCATCTTCTTTATCTTTGTGGATCTACAACAATCCAAAAACGAAAAGCAAAAGGGTGGCGAGGCTTTTTGAGTTAGTGGAGAAAGAAAAGCGAAAGAAAGTGGGTTTTGCTGCTCTCTCTTCTGCGTATgagtgagagagaaaagagtATATAGAAGTGTATTATTATGATGAGTGATGACACACTCGCCTTTGGGAATTCAATTGGCCAGCTTCGTTGTTTTATGCTGCTAGTATGGGACAGCTTCGTTGGCAGTCAGGTACTAGTTGTTGCCAAAGAATATATAGAATTGGGGGctgctaataatatatatttttatttataaactcTATGCCAACTTTTTACACTGACAACAACAAGTTTAAGTTTCCTTCAATCAAACTATAGGCTTAAGTTTtgtatatgaagaaaaataGGTACATATTAAagagttttattttcttgattaatttaaatttttttatcggaAAGAGTTAACACTCTTTGTTTCAGCAAGACTAATTGGTTAACTTGATTTGAATTAGTTGGAGTTCAAAACATCTTTTGAATATCAAAGGcattagaaaataataagtttgtgtaagagaaagagaaagacaaCGTTAAGTTTCCACTTTCCACTTTCCATTTTGGTCATTCCTAACAACTCTTTGATGTTGGAAATATTTGACTACAAGTGGGTATTAtgagtgatatatatatatatatatatatatatatatatatatatatatatatatatatatatatatatatatattcttaagcTCATTATTACTTTCGATCTTATTATATGATTCCAACTTCAGTTAGAGGAGGTTTATTAATGCCCTGATCATTACACATTCTATCATACGTGCGGTCTTTGCTGAAccaattatgaattatgtaaGGCGAAGAAATCATTTTGTTTGTCCCACTTATGAGTAAATAGTAGTACCAGTAAAGACACTTCGTTAATTTCTATGCATCCGAACAGTTtgaattccttttctttttgcttgcATACCAACAGAAACCTGCAGACAACGGATTTGAATTCAACTTGATTTTTCTCTTATGCGCATATGGctaaaacgttttttttttctatgttgTCGCGTGCTTCTCTTTTATGGATTGGGTGTTCCGCTGCTGATGCATTTTACTTCCACTTTTCCACGCATAAATTTAACAACTATGAAACTTTAttgttctaattaattaaagtcaTGATGCTTGCTATTTACTCCTATtttattgaaagaaagaaaaaataatccaatctcatttttctttttcaagttaatagaaacaaaaatatgatttgtaAAGAAGGGTGTAAAAAACAGgtaattatgaaatatttttcttaaattaatcaacatataataatatataatagttaAAGTGGGGAAGAAGAGGATgaaggatatgatttttgtatttcTACACATATTTTTCTTCCGAAACAATATTATTTGAGATACTGTGCACATAAAATGTAACCGTATATtccaacacaattttttttgtttgtaaaaatcgaatacaaatacaatcaaaataacaaatttttttatataaccaaCTTATTTAACTGTATGTAATACAATACTCATGCACCATTTTAAACCAATAAAACTAAATCCTTCTCGTTCTCACCAAAGAGTCTAACCTTATTTCACCTCATTGTTGTTATGTCAAAAGATGAAGGGAAAACTTTACTAGTAatctagtgatttttttttttttttaataaaagacgCGAGTACTTGTTGGCGCTTGTGGATGAGGAAGGGAGTCAGGGATTTTTCTCTAGGTAAAGATTCTTCTCCGTTCAAAAACCATCATTACAAGTTCAAGGTGAGGGCTAATCACGTGGAACTACGTGTAAAGCTGATTGTCCCTACAACTAGTAACTAAAAGAAAGAGCCACAGCGCGCCCGAAACTCATGGCTTCAATTCAGCCCTTCCCCACATTCTTCGCTCCCCTGGCCAGAACAAACACATGTCCCATTGTCCTCACTGTGGTACACAAATCACACAGGGAAATATATTGAAACTTGATGCTTACAGCACTTTAGTTCACagtatacacacacacacatatatatgtgtgtgtgtttttgggGGCATGGGGTGAACaacgaacaaaaaaaaatgttttcacatgaatattttttattatggttTGCTGGAATGGAATAACTACTTTTGGGATGCTTAACATTATgtttttgacaaaattaattgacagttaaaaaaatttaaattaatttattaaatcataaatattaaataaaattaattgttcaattaggtgaaaaaaatataataatatttaaaaaggataataagaaagttaaataaatattttaaagataaaagcaaaacaaaatataaaaaagttagaagttaaaaattaatatttaaaaaatactaaaaattacttaaaaaacatttatttatcaaataatcaaataaaattttcaattaattaaaaatgttagaaaCTAACTTAAatgtattcaatttttttacattggtgGAACAAAATAGGAGAACTGGCCCATACAAGTTCCGGTCCTAAGAGACGACccgtttttttattttcataaatgtaattaaattactAGATCTTGTCCTcgccaaaaaaatattactagatCTTGCATGGAATTGTAACATTAGAATATGAGATCGTGTACGTTCATTGGCAGTCTGCGGTCTTGCAAATGTTTCTGTTCATTACCATTCTATTTTCTACGGTCTACTCTACCGAACAAGACCAACAACAGTGCTTAATTCAGAGAATGTGAAGTGTTgaagatattaaatatttattttaattttacatatattgGAAACATATTATTAATTGCTAATATATTCAGTTTGTCCATCAAATTAGCACTTCCTGATATAGTTTatctaaagattttgaattcgtgttcataaaaaaaatcttgaatcTGAAGCTCTATGTTATTTAACTAGTCATTATAAACTTGAGttataaatatacaattatattaaatattcgaATGAAAAACTTTACTTTCCATAATAATATATCTTAATAGTTTGAACAAGtttattttcagtaaaaaaaatacttatgaattttatataaataaaaaaatattgttgctgatatttttaaaaacaaaatattaatttaatagcaATTATAGTTATATAACATGAAAACTTCCATGAACTTTCTTCCACTCCTATAAAATTGTCTCTcatgaaatattttaatctagaaaatagaaaaaagtaaaGTCATACATGGACTATTAGGTGTTAACGA
Protein-coding sequences here:
- the LOC100810503 gene encoding L-ascorbate oxidase homolog, with product MKQSILPSVFLGILACWGVLPVTAEDRYQYFTWEITNGTIYPLGVPQQGILINGQFPGPTVEAITNDNILVNVINKLDEKFLITWSGIKQRRTSWQDGVLGTNCPIPPKSNWTYKFQVKDQIGTYTYFPSTKIHKAAGGFGGFNVAQRSVISIPYPAPDGEFTLLIGDWYKTNHKVLRRLLDAGRSLPYPDALLINGQKDAAVFTGEAGKTYKFRVSNVGMSTSFNFRIQGHLLKIIEVEGSHTIQESYDSLDVHVGQSVTVLVTLSGSISDYIIVASSRFTDPIVLTTTATLRYSGSNSKAQIPLPSGPATNDVEWSIKQARTIRLNLTANAARPNPQGSFHYGTIPVQRTLVLANSKAIINGKLRYAVNGISHINPNTPLKLADWFNIPGVFDLNTIKDVPSPQGTPAKLGTSVIGFTLHDFAEIIFQNNENYTQSWHMDGSSFYVVGYGNGLWIPDSRKTYNLVDGMTRHTVQVYPNSWSAILVSLDNKGMWNLRSAIWPQRYLGQELYLRVWNNEQSVYTETLLPPNALFCGKAKHLPKS
- the LOC778108 gene encoding dof zinc finger protein DOF5.7, which encodes MIQELLGGALIAGERKPSSINGGGGGGGVLLPITTPSPSSFPSSTTSDVTLTSTTTTAATTAATAATTTTAVENLRCPRCDSSNTKFCYYNNYNLTQPRHFCKTCRRYWTKGGALRNVPIGGGCRKNKSIGVASSVAGKTASTKMKTIASEFGKSPGFGGGFEVEHELPPPPGQILWGSPQNTHLLALLRATQTQNPNPNPSPMSLKEEGTLLGHMVSTDQPLVSNTLLSYRTLGYDAVAQVPSSLGLFGRNNQDQQQQNGGFLVGEHHNNSGIQELYQKLRSSSTVNNNYCSDNNSSQMFMGNMASNYSSSVSNNILETTSVAGGEFGYWNGPTFSNWSDLPTTNGAGAYP